From Styela clava chromosome 6, kaStyClav1.hap1.2, whole genome shotgun sequence, one genomic window encodes:
- the LOC120331599 gene encoding spondin-1-like, translating into MSQKQRDSKDSGMRCKMNTSPKACLAMRRFCVNSQMKSFCFLMQIMCVVISFRPSHSQEFFPIDFTNCDFNTEPTRPDFVLPRSGDNGFSVKIEGMPEYYESEKSYTVTISSTHPATFRGFALAAVHANNYSLPAGNFKLLNPSSTKKHPSCSNIVTQTTLGKKASVQFVWDSPAPGFGCVQFKAVIIQKGKIWYRDEDKLTQTLCETIDSSSARVAHICCSCGSAQYRMTFYGLWSPQTHPKDYPGYSTHWSNVIGASHNDRYTIWDYGQYATDGVKKVAEWGWPNAVENEIRAQGDSVISVIKTRAQWPAFQPRNIREPPSAMFDVDASRHLVSLLTMLGPSPDWNVGITKESMCTSQCGWINTKSYDLTPWDAGTDSGVSYLSPNSPTNPQDRIRALTSSDDTESPFYDPLGRPIEPVARVVLERISISGDQCGPSPVSNSAPRSTGIDILSSPSVIEPPLTSCLYGEWSEWSQCGVTCGWGIKMRTKSLINKLLPSASCKPSITEKEICKGAAFCDNEDDSTVCLYSEWTKWSDCTAPCGSDALRFRTRELQWPSEPRNCHEPLKEMRFDCNTEPCELDVCEYGTWSDWMPCSTQCGIGQTLRKKFSIQSTEKCESPVMEISKCMASTDCAAPVGFDVPSGCSYSPWTGWMPCPVTCGVGETFRKRVLDFSTPDIHCDEFQMERTKCMTSESCPEIERLDNFGTQHCEYSEWSEWMPCSASCDVGNTLRKRFLKKTNTVANCEELHMETVQCYMPPCSVMIPKEDSLPHATQKSCIYGEWTAWMPCSVTCGRGETLRKRFLKKSLDISQTCDGFEMETNRCTVPGSCEVVVPKHEDVVTDWSSCSVTCGFGEKSRTVIKENCDSEDCKVVEIEECFVDARCPVDCQLSDWSEWSPCQGCEPKSARHHRKVATSTKSFQVRKRERLIKPKLGGAKCGRRKERRKCVCPS; encoded by the exons ATGTCACAAAAACAACGTGACTCGAAAGATTCTGGAATGAGATGCAAAATGAATACCTCGCCAAAGGCCTGTCTTGCTATGCGACGATTCTGTGTGAATTCACAGATGAAAAGCTTTTGCTTCCTGATGCAAATTATGTGTGTTGTGATTTCATTCCGACCATCGCATTCTCAAGAATTTTTTCCGATTGACTTTACTAATTGCGATTTCAACACCGAACCTACTCGACCCGACTTTGTCCTTCCAAGAAGCGGAGACAATGGATTCAGTGTAAAAATCGAAGGGATGCCGGAATACTATGAAAGCGAAAAAAGTTACACAG TTACCATAAGTAGCACTCACCCAGCAACGTTTCGAGGATTTGCATTGGCGGCAGTACATGCAAACAACTACTCTTTGCCGGCAGGAAATTTCAAG CTTTTGAACCCATCGTCAACGAAGAAGCATCCGTCCTGCAGTAATATTGTGACACAAACAACGTTGGGGAAGAAAGCATCTGTTCAATTTGTTTGGGATTCTCCTGCACCTGGATTCGGATGCGTACAATTTAAAGCTGTTATAATACAGAAAG GTAAAATTTGGTACCGCGACGAAGACAAGTTAACCCAGACGCTATGCGAGACGATCGATTCAAGTTCAGCAAGGGTAGCTCACATCTGTTGTTCCTGTGGATCTGCCCAATACAGAATGACTTTCTATGGTCTATGGTCTCCTCAAACTCATCCAAAGGATTATCCAG gtTACTCAACCCATTGGTCCAACGTCATCGGAGCATCACATAATGATCGGTACACTATTTGGGATTATGGTCAATACGCTACCGATGGAGTCAAAAAAGTAGCAGAATGGGGTTGGCCGAATgctgttgaaaatgaaataagagCTCAAGGTGACAGTGTTATCTCAGTTATAAAGACGAGAGCTCAGTGGCCGGCATTTCAACCGAGGAATAT ACGTGAACCACCATCCGCGATGTTTGATGTAGATGCTAGTCGTCACTTGGTGTCTCTGCTGACCATGTTGGGTCCAAGTCCAGACTGGAACGTTGGTATCACAAAAGAGAGCATGTGTACTTCACAATGTGGCTggataaatacaaaatc TTATGATTTAACTCCATGGGATGCTGGTACTGACAGTGGAGTATCCTACCTGTCACCGAACTCTCCTACGAATCCTCAAGATCGGATCCGAGCTCTCACAAGTTCAGATGACACAGAATCTCCGTTTTACGATCCTTTAGGACGACCCATTGAACCTGTAGCAAGAGTAGTATTAGAGCGGATTAGCATATcc GGAGATCAATGTGGGCCTAGTCCGGTATCGAACTCTGCACCGCGTTCCACCGGAATTGATATATTATCGTCACCATCAGTAATTGAGCCTCCGTTGACTTCGTGCTTGTACGGTGAATGGTCCGAATGGAGTCAATGCGGAGTTACATGTGGATGGGGAATTAAA ATGAGAACGAAGTCTTTAATAAACAAACTGTTACCATCTGCATCATGCAAACCATCTATAACTGAAAAAGAAATTTGCAAAGGAGCAGCGTTTTGTGATAATGAAGATGATTCAACTGTGTGTCTATATTCAG AGTGGACTAAATGGTCTGACTGTACCGCTCCTTGTGGCTCCGATGCATTGAGATTTCGAACAAGGGAGCTCCAGTGGCCTTCAGAACCGAGGAACTGTCACGAGCCCCTGAAAG AAATGAGATTTGATTGCAATACTGAGCCATGTGAGTTAGATGTTTGTGAGTACGGTACTTGGTCGGACTGGATGCCATGCTCAACTCAGTGTGGAATTGGACAAACATTGCGGAAGAA ATTTTCAATACAATCTACTGAAAAATGCGAATCCCCAGTAATGGAAATCAGTAAGTGCATGGCCTCCACTGACTGCGCAGCACCAG TTGGGTTTGATGTGCCTTCCGGATGCTCATACTCTCCGTGGACCGGTTGGATGCCGTGTCCTGTCACATGTGGTGTTGGAGAGACTTTCAGAAAACGAGTGTTAGATTTTTCTACCCCAG ATATTCACTGCGATGAATTTCAAATGGAAAGAACCAAATGCATGACTTCGGAGTCATGCCCAGAAATTGAAAGGTTGGACAATTTTGGAACACAACATTGCGAGTACTCAGAATGGTCAGAATGGATGCCATGTTCCGCCTCGTGTGACGTGGGAAACACTCTTCGGAAAAGATTCTTGAAAA AAACTAACACTGTGGCGAATTGTGAAGAACTCCATATGGAGACAGTACAATGTTACATGCCACCATGCAGTGTAATGATTCCAAAAGAAGACTCACTGCCACATGCAACACAGAAAAGCTGTATTTACGGGGAGTGGACGGCATGGATGCCATGTTCCGTGACGTGTGGAAGAG GAGAAACTTTACGCAAACGCTTTCTCAAAAAATCTCTCGATATTTCTCAAACTTGTGATGGATTTGAAATGGAAACAAACAGATGTACTGTACCAGGGAGCTGTGAAGTAGTAG TACCTAAACATGAGGATGTTGTGACGGACTGGTCTTCATGTTCTGTTACCTGTGGATTTGGTGAAAAATCTAGAACAGTAATAAAAGAAAATTGCGACTCAGAAGATTGCAAAGTTGTGGAAATAGAGGAATGTTTTGTGGATGCAAGATGCC CCGTTGATTGTCAACTTAGTGATTGGAGTGAGTGGTCTCCTTGTCAAGGATGCGAACCGAAATCTGCTAGACATCACCGAAAGGTCGCAACATCTACTAAATCATTTCAAGTGaggaaaagagagaggttgattaAACCAAAACTGGGTGGAGCCAAATGTGGAAGGCGAAAAGAGCGTAGAAAATGCGTGTGCCCTTCTTGA